The genomic DNA GCCTGGCCTCGTGGGGCAGGATTCGGGGCGTTTCTACTGTGAGGGCTCCTCCAGGGACCTGCTCCTTAGCAAGGGGCCCTGGCGGCGGAGGCCCTGGGGCGTCAGGCTCCAGCCCTGCAGGGCCCACCCGGGCTGCCACACACCCGCTGCACCCTGCTCGGCATCCCAGCTGCCCTGTCCCCCGTCCTCTGCGGCAGGAAGGCCTGCGGATCGCCCGGCAGGGACTGCGGTGTAGACACAGATCCAGGGGTGCAGGATGGGCCGTCCCTGCACATGGTCCCTGCGCGCTGGCTTCCGCCACCATTGTCTCcgagtccccccgccccccctgccccccagcgcTGCGTCCAGGGTGGGAGCCTCGGCCAGGGTGTGTCCCACCCGGTGCTGGCCTGCCCTccggccctcctgcccccaccccgccgcaTCTACTCCCTGCCGCCCCGGCACATCCCAGGGTCCCGGGCCCTGTGCACCCGCCTGGCTCTGGGGGGCCTCCTGTGCCTGCGCCTTACTGCTTCCCCCCCTTTGCAGCAGTTTCCCTCCAGCCTCCTGTTCAAGGCCACGGGGACCCGTTACAATGCTCTCTTTATTCGATGCAAATACAAGCGATCAATTGGCTTATGGGTTTCCAGGTCTGTGCACGTAAAGAagcagcagggaaaggggcagaaaaggTTAATCTGAACTTTCCCGGAAGTGACTTAATACTTGAACGTTTGGATTCGTGGGTACCCATGTGTGACGTCGAGCTTCCCACGTACTCGGGCTCCACCAACCGCTGCGGGGCAGACCCTGTCTCGGCACAAGCAAGTGAGGAACGACACCTGCGCTTCCCAGACAGGAGGGGAGGCCAGAGGGGCTGTTTGCAGAACACCTGTGTGCGGAGGGGCGTGGACGCCCTGCTGGGAGCCGCGCTCCTGCCTCGGCACCAACGTGTGACCCGGGGCACAGGAGCCCCGCTGAAGGTGGTTAGAATGCGGTGTCGGCCCTGACAGCCGGGAGAcccgccccccctgcccccgcccagtGCTGTAGCCCTGTTTGCTGAGCTCCCATGGCTCAGCGGGGACCCGGGGACAGAGCGTGCCCTGGCCGTCTGGCGGCAGGCGTGTCAGGCCACCTCCCGACCCTGGGTTTCCTTCGCACGGATGACAAACCCATTTTAGGAAAaggcaggcttctcacaggaTACGGGGCGAAGCTGCGTCTCTAACTTGGTACTTTGGACAAGGACCCACGTGCGTCCAGAGCCATCCTTTGGGTCCCGGCAGCTGcgttgttggggggggggtgcgcggCCCTGACCGCGGGCGGAGCACACACCCTCCTGAGGATCGTGACCGCGTCGCACGGACCGTCAGCGGAGGATGGGGGCCCCGAGGTCAGCCCCGGGAAAGGGGGTCGGCGTCTCCTCGACAAAGCACGTCAAGCTTCCTAATCAGCTACACGGCGCCAGGGGCTCGGCCCCGCTCCGCTTCCTGCGCGGCTGCGCCTCACTCGTGCTCGAAGAACTCGTGGCAGGCGGTGGTGACCATAGCCACGAAGGCCACGAACTCCTGGAAGTCGCACTCGCCGTCTCCGTCACTGTCCAGTGTCTCCATGACCTTGTCCACGACCTCCTGCTCCTTGATCTCCTACGAGAGAGGACAAATTGCGCCGCCGCTTACGATGAGCCGAGGCCCGCGGTGCGTCCCTGACCCTCGGCCACCGCAGCGACGTGTCCGCAGCAGAGAGAATGTTCACGGGGCGGCAGAGGGGCCGGGGCCCCAGCGTCTCCCCCACCGGACGCTCCCAGAAAGGCACCGTGGGACATGCGGGGTATGTGCCCCCGCCGCCTGCCGTCGCCGGGCTCACATCCAGGGGGCCGCGGAGGATGGCGTCATGGACAGAAGCACGGACTTCTGCTTCTCCCCGAGCTCCTCACTGCGTGTGGAAGTCCTTCCCGCAGGTTtcggggtttttttgtttttgtttttgtttttgtttttttttatgataggcacacagtgagagagagagagagaggcagagacacaggcagagggagaagcaggctccatgcaccgggagcccgacgtgggattcgatcctgggtctccaggatcgcgccctgggccaaaggcaggcgctaaaccgctgcgccacccagggatccccaggtttcGGGTTTTGAAAGTGTTTTCTCTGCAATGACCCCCGGCCGCGCTCACCGTGAACTATTTTATAAACTGGTTCCCACGTGCTAAGCTTTTAAAGCTGTAATTTTAAATCAATGATTTGCTGATAAAATCAATAATTACTAATCATTTTAAAaccaataattaatatttttaaaaatcaatgattaACAGTTATTGAAAATTACTTGTTGAGCTTCCAGTGTATGTTGGGCACTTGACAAACACTGTCTCCTTTCATCCCGAGAACAATCCTGTTCACAGAGGAACCAGGGGGTTTGGGTTGTTAGGTCaggaggtgggagggatgggCTGAGGGGCGTGCACCTCGACCCCTGCCTGAGAGGAGCGTCCCGGGTCCCCCAGGAGTCGCCCCCGCTCTGAAGCCTGCAGGTGCTTCCCCTGCCTTGGGGAGGCGGGTCCCAGCGAGGGCGAGTCCGTGTGGGGCTGTGGTGCTGCCTCGCTGTAGGGGGGGTCTGGGGGGACggagaggggctggggggcctgggaggACAGGAGAATGGGGAGATGGGGACTGGGGGCACTGGGGGGATGAGGGCACTGGGGGGCCTGGGGATCGGGGGGCGGTTCCCGAGCGTGAGCAGGGCCAGACCCCAGCACTCCGGCAGCGTCTCCGGAACCAGGTCGTGGTCAGACCTTCGCGCACCGGCTCATGGCGTGGCCGTTTCCCGCGTGTGGGGTCCGACGGGTGACCTTCGGGGCGGCCAGGGCAGGCAGGTGCCCTGGGACTGCAGTTCATGGCCTCGAGGGCTCGGGCCTGGGGTGCGGGGGACACGCGGGGTCGCGGCCGGTCTCCCCAAGCCTGAGCGTGGAGCCAGTGGCCCCCTGAGGGCCCCAAGGCCGAGCTGGCGCCGCCCCACTGTGCTGGGCCCCCGGAGGCACCGctcccgccccccggcccggggCCTCACCTCCAGGAAGTGGGCGAGCTCGCTGCCGATGAGCTCCTTGACGTCGGCCTTCCTCAGCCTGCGCCCACCGCCCGCCCGCGCCGAGTACTGCTGGAACACGTCGAGCAGGGCCAGCGCCGCCTTCTCCAGCTGCGACATCCTGGCGCCGGAGACAAGTGGCTCAGCGCTCCTCGCTCCTCGGGGCCGCCCTCCAccccctggccccctggcccACCACCCCTCCGTGGGCTCCGAGGCCAAGGCCCCAAGTGAGGTGTGTGGAGCAGGCCGAGGGGGGGCACCCGCCACGTCGGGGGCGGGGTACAGGGCACCCCAAGCTGAGCCGCGGCCCTGGCCCCGCCGTCACCCCCACATGAAGGAACGGCCCTCCTTCCAAAGACCCTGAGGAACTTGCAGCCCTTGAAGGAACGTGTGACTCCAGCTCCGCAAGCAAAGGGCCTCCGAGGCTGCGCTTCCCTCGCTCGGGGACCATGGCCACGGCAAAGCCTCGCCCTGAACTGGAAACTTGGGGCACAAAGGCCACATGCGCCGCCTCGGGAGCACGGGGAGGTCATGGAGGAGCCCCCGGGGGGTCGGGACCCGGAGAGCCCTCGGGGGCTGTGGATCGTCCCGACTGTCCCCCCTCGGCGGTGACGGGCAATCGCTACCTTTGCTCCGTCAGAGCTGAAAACCATACAAAACCACATCTGATTTTTGAAAAATCGTTCCCGTGTCGCAGAATCTAAGAAATAAGTTGGAGAAGAGATGTAAAACTCTATCTGATTTCTCAAAGGACAAAGCACCGAGGGCCCTCGCCCGCACCCAGGTAACCCGTGGCCCCTGGTCCCGGTCCCCAGCGGTCGGAGTGGCCTCGCGCCGGTTCAGCAGCTGAGGTGGGCTAGAATCCTTGACGCTTCGCCCTTCTCACCTCCTTGCACCCCGGCTTTCAGTGagtggttttggtttttgcaaacagaacaaaaaacccGAGAAGCTTTTGCATCATTCTGATTCTGTTCTCGTGGAGCCTGACTagtggggttttttaaaaggaaacgGATAAGACCTACATTCCACATGCCTGGAAGCTCCGTGTAGGGGGCGTTCTTCATAAGCACAcggaaattaatttaaaaatgttccctTTCACACTCTGCCCTGGGTTATAGCCTTTTAACAGAACTGGAGCTCAAGCCCGGCGTTCCTGCATGGCCTCACGTGGGAAGCCAGGGGCCTGTGCGCTTCCACCCCGGCCGCAGGGACGCGTCCCACCCGACGTGGGAAGGGACCGGCCCCCCAGGAGACCCAACACCGAGGACAGTCCGCCCGCCAGACCCACGCTCCGACCCGCTGGAACCTCCTGGTGTAGACCCGCGGGCCGCTGCGGGAGGACGCCCGGCAGGTGCGTGTGGTCGGGACGCGCTCGCCCTCGAGATCGGCGGCCCGGGGTTCGAGCTCTGCCCCTGGAGGCTCACGACGCAGTGCTGGCTGTCCCCACGGAGCCCGGCCCAGGTCCCTGGCTCAGGGAGAACCGAGGGCTACGCCTGGGGGTCCCCACACTGAGGGGCTGCTGGCCACCCAAAGGGCAGTCCTGCCcgtgctccctgccccccacgtccTCACGTCAGCGGCTCCACAGCTGCCGTCGTCCCTGCGTCCATCTGTTCAGCTGCGGCGTCCAGAGTGGCCGGCGGTGGGGGCGCCGTCTTATCCCGTCTGGGCGCTGGGGCGCGGCCGCTGTGGGCCCGGGCAGCCaatgggggtgagggggcagcaggggggcggtgggggggccgGGCCTGCACACAGGCAGCATTGAGCCGCGGCCGCCCGCGGACTGGCAGGGGAGCCAGGCCTGCGTTCGGGCCAAGGGGGAGAAAGGCCTGCGGGGCAGGAAGTAGGGAGTCAGCTTTTTGTgctgtttttttaattatacatgAATATTGATGTTCCTctaaggctgggggtgggggcggggggatgccCGGGGGGGGGGTGCCCAGCGACGGTTCCAGCAAATAAATGTGCAGCCAAGACCGCAGAGCTTCCAAGAACAGGCTGCTCAGGAGGACGGAGGCTGCTGCCCAGCTGGGCGGACCCCTGGGGCTCTGCCGGCcgcctgccaccccccccccggcccccgcaggccaccccccgccccctgcagccccccactCCCGCCCCGTCCTCCCCTTAGTGCCCTGAGCTCACCCTCCGCTCCAGGGTCCCTGCTCCACGGAGCCTCCACCTGCAGCACAGAAAGATCCTCACCCGACGTGGTCAGACttgccaggtgccccccactcccGGGCCCACGGGGTGAGGTCCCAGGGGGCAGATGGGGCCCTGGGCGTGTGTCCAGCCTGGTCGCGGACACCGGGGTCGCCCCTCGACGGCCTCGGGCGGCCAGGCCCACGCTGCACCCCacgcctcctccctcctctgcggTGCCGTCCCTGAGCTGTTTGCAGCAGGCGCCCTGAGACCCCAGGCGGCCCAGCTACCCCGCGGTCAGCACGCAGGACACTGGGCCACGGGACGCCTGCCCAGCTGGCCCGGACGCCCGCCCCACGAGGTGGGACCTGGGCCTGTGCCCcccgctgctccccctgccccgctGCAGCCTCGGAGCCCAGGGCCCGCCACGCGGGCTCAGAGGACGGGAGCGGCCGCTTCGTCCAGAGCCATGGGCAGGTCCCGGCCGCCAGGGACACGCGGGTTAGCAGCCGGGACGACGCTGCTGAAGCGCCTCCTCCGCCCTGTGCTTGTGAGCCCAGCGCCCTCTCCGCCGCCCACTGCGCTCCCACCTGGGGCTGCACCCACCTCTCGGCCTCCCAACTCGGCCCACGGGACCGCCACGCTCCTGTGGGAGCCACGTGTGTGGCCACGTGTGTGGCCGCGCGGCCTCCTGACGTCCAGCAGGTGGGGCCAGGCCCGCGAGGCTCCCCGGTCCACAGAGGTCCATGGGTCGGGGTGCGGGCGCCGTGCTCAGGGGCCCTCGCCGGCAGGAGGGTGCAGGTCGGGAGCCCCCGCGGCAGGTGTGGAAGTGCAGCCTGAGCCCCGAGTCCCCAGACCTGCGTGGGCCGTGCCCCGAGTGCCGTGGGAAAGGGCCTCCCAGACCCCGGCCCCGCACACCAGGCCCCCCACCCTCAGGACCCACAGCCACTGCCTGACACGACCACGCAGAGGAAACCTCCCTCTGAGATTAGTGGATCCAGCTCCGAGGGACGTGAATTCCCAGGGCTGCTAAGTGGCAGTGGCCACTTAGTGGCCCCACAGCCACTAGTCCAAGGAGGGCTTCATGCTGTTCGGGGACAGAGTCCGGAGCAGCTTGCGTGGGTCCGCGGGGCAGGGACGCTCCCCGAATGTGGAGGAGGCTCGTCCCAGCTGCTGGCACCTGCCCTCGGCTCTGCGACGCCAGGCTGGGGCCCGCTGTGCCCGGAGAAGCTGGGGGGACGTCCCGGGAACTTTCCCTTCTTATCACGACAGTGGACTGAGCAGCCCGGCTCCCCGGGGAGAAGGTTGCGTCTAATGCCATTGGGAGGCAAAGGTGGCGACACCACAGACCACGTGCGGCGGGCAAGGACGGCAGAGAACGGGGCCACTGCGCTGCGGGCAGCATCTTCTGGGGCACCTCCGGCCCTCGAGGCGTCTCCCTGGGAGAAGGTCAGCACAGCCCCGGCTCGGGGACCAGCTGCCCATCTGACGCCTTGTTCTCAAAAccagtggtttttttgttttttttaaataatgactttattttttaatttaaattcaggtAATTTACATATAGTGTGTCTTacagaggtagaggtcagggacTCACCAGTTGTCTGTAACacgcagtgctcgtgacatcccGTGCCGCCTCCATGCCTGTCTCCCCGTGACCGCGTGCCCCTCCCTCCAGCGGCCCTCAGTGTGAGGTCTGAGTAATTTTGGGGTAGAGTCCTTCGGGTTTTCCATATAAAGTATCGTCATCTATGAACacagagagtttgacttcttctttgcccattcgaatgccttttatttctttttgttgtctgactgctgaggccaggacttctaggACTGTGTGCAtatcagtggtgagagtggagtggacatccctgtcgtgttcctgatcttaggggaaaggctccactGTTTCCCCAtcgaggatgatatttgctgtgggctttttgtggatggcctttaagatgctgaggaacgttccctctatccctacattatggagagttttaattaagaaagagtgctgtattttgtcaaatgccttctctgtgtcaattgagaggatcctatggttcttgtccttccttttattaatgtgaagTATCAGCTGATTGATGTGCAAATGTTGAAGCACCCTTGCaggccaggaataaatcccacttagtcaggATTTTAATAtctgatccttttaatgtactgttgggtcctattggctactaccttggtgagaattttgggtTCCATGTTCCTCAAAGATATTGATCTTTAATTCTCCTTTGTGGTGGGTCTTTATCTGCTTTTGAGATCAAggaaatgctggcctcatagaatgagtctggaagttttccttccatttctattttttaaaacagcttcagaagaatagatattatttcttctttaaatatttagtataattcccctgggaaaccatctggccttgactcttgttttttggaagatttttgattagtgcttcaatttccttgctggttatgggtctgctcagattttctctttcttcctgtttccgttttggtagtttataagtttccaggaatgcattcatttcttccagattgcctaatttgttggcatatagttgttcacaatatgttttaaaaattgtttgtatttccttggtgttggtcgcgatctcttctctctcattcatggttttattaatttgggtcctttctcttttcttttcggttTGGCTAGGGGTTCAAtcttattatttcaaagaatcagcttctaGTTTTGTCAATCTGTTCCactgttcttctggtttctatttcactgatttctgctctaatctttatcatttctcttctcctgtttgatttgggctttatttgctgttctttctccagctcctttaggtgtatggttaTCTTGtgtgcttgagatttttctaactttttgagaaagACATATTGtaatgtacttccctcttaggaccacctttgctgaatctcaaagattttgaaccgttgtgttttcattttcatttatttccatgaatttttaaaatttttcttaatttcctggttgacccattcattctttagtaggatgctctttttttttaatacttatttattttattttatttatttattcatgagagacacagagagagaggcagagacacaggcagagggagaagcaggctccatcagggagcctgatgtgggactcaatcccgggtctccaggatccggccctgggccaaaggcagtgccaaaccactgagccacccgggctgccctaggatgctctttaacctccaaatgTTTGCATTCCTTCCAACTTTCCTCTTGcgattgagttcaagttttaaagtgttgtggtctgagaatatgcagggaataatcccaatcttattgtaccagttgagacctgatttgtaacccagtatatgatctattctggagaatgttccacgtgtTGACTATTCTCATTTTGAGACAGCTTCCGGTTTGCTACTGGGCCTTCATGGAGACTGAAAACCTAACCCTGGGACATCTGGAGATCACACGATTCAAGTATTGTCTGATGCACGTTAGTCGTAACTTTGGGTGTGTGTGTAACAGCAGCACGTTATCCCATGGAAATGCCTGGGACACGTGAGCAGGGGGCCCAGGCTCCTTGGACACCAACTCCTATTGCATTGCCtcctttctctgtctgtgtccGTGGCCTCCAGGGTCCCTGTCCGTGTCCGTGGCCCCTGGGGTCCCTGTCCGTGTCTGTGGTCTCCGTCGCAGGGGTCCCGCTGAACTGGAACCTGACCGCCACCAGACCAGTGTGGGCTCCGTATTCCGTCGGTGGAACCGTCAGGGAAATAAAGGGCTAGTCCAGTGGCTTGAGTGATTGGTCCCGATGGCCCAGGGGAAGGTGGGTCACTGCACAGCAGAGGTGAGGAGGACCCTGGAGCCCGGGCCACAGCCGTCATACTTCCGTGACCAGCCGCAGGGATTAATGGAAACTGTAGcaaccaaaaacataaaaaaatacaaataaagcagGACTTGAGGACTCAGGCCCTTCAGGAATGAAGATTTGGGTCATTCTACCAGGATAAGGGACCCGGGCACTGTCCCCTGAGGACCAGGAGATGCGGAGTGGGTGGCTGAAGGAGGAAGCCGGGAGTGGCAGTGGTGACCCCGTGAGCGAGGCCTGTGCAAGCTCGTTATGTGCGTGTGCTTATCAACACCCGTGCtctaaccatttttttctttctccttcccagtttttattttataaaccagTTGTTGGAGGTAagcattttgttactttttaggTGACTGAATTTTCAGTAGAACCGAACCATGACTGATCTGGGGAGAACTAAATTAGCTGGCGATGGGTTCGAGGGTGGCTGAGGCCGGGAACCCTCTCGTTTGGGGAGGAACTACCTCCCTGGCGACAGAGACGGTGGTCTTTTTAGGTAGAAATtcggtggttgccagggggttCAGCTGTGGGTGGGACGGTGCTGAGGGATGCTGGGTGGCCAGATGGGCAGACCCACCCATGACAGCCTGCGGCCTCTTGGGCCTGACTCTGCTTCAGCCCCTGTGCTGCACCCGCAGCCCCTCCTGACAGTGGGCCAGGTGCTGGGCTTTGCAGCGAGGGTGTTAGCAGGGGCTCCCCCTCCGGCGTCTGGGGGGCGGCCTTCACTGTCCCTGACGGCATCTGCTGGTGCTGCCGCCTGTCCagagggggcagccctgggtgcGCTGGCCTGGCTCTCTGACACGGACACTGCACAACTTGCATTCACGTCAGCTTGCCACCCCTctgcctgcccgcctgccctGCTCAGCCTGCTTGTGCCCCGGAGGTCTCAGCACCTTCTgagtgctgagtgcagagtgtaGAGTGCTGAGGACTAAATACAGAGTGCAAAGTGCTAAGTACAGAGTGCACAGTGTTGAGTGCTGGGGGCTAAGTACAGAGTGCTgagtgctgagtgcagagaccaCTGCAGGGCTCGGGCTCACACCCAGCAGGCAGCCCAACATTCTCTGCACCTGCCCAGCAGCCTGGGTTCACCTGTGCTCCCTGAGCTGCGTCGAGGACTGGGAGGGGCGGTGACTTTCCAGCTCGTGCACAGATGTGGCTCGGGGCCCGAGGTTGTGGGTCAGGGACCACTGAGCGGCGTCAGCGGCCAGAGCCTCGCGGCTGCTGTCCATGCCCAGGCCCGCGCGGCCACAGCGGGGATGGGTGGGCCCGGCTGAGGGACGCCCTTGCAGGGCTCGTGCTCGGAGGCGCCGAGTGCGGGGACTCCATGCCTTCCCGCCGAGGGCTCGTGAGCACCCTGCGTCGCCCGTCCTGGAGGTGACGGGCCCGAGAGGGGGCCAGGCCTGGCATTGCCGGCGCGGCAGTgggtgcccccgccccccatgggCCGCCCGACCCAGCCTGGCCGCCCGCATCTCAGGGCCTCTTTTACTGTCACGATTCCTTATGTCCCTCGGACCCAGACCGAGCGCTAGGTGACGAGAGAACCCAAATGTCCGTTTAGCTCTTTACTGCTCTGCCATGAGGCCCCAGTGATTTAAAGTGAGGAAAATCCAAGGACGCTCCGTGGAGGGGCGCCCACGGTGGTTGGTTAGGCCCCGGCTCCTATTTCGGCTCCGgctgtgacctcagggtcatgggcgTCGCCGgggcccctgcctctgccccccgaGTACACCTATACATCCTACAGAACCACGGGGCCCTCGGGGAGGGTGACCGCagtgcaggaggggcagagggggtggcGGCCCCGAGCCCGGAGCCCACGGTCCTACTGTGGATATGCGACACACACCCCCCACCGACTAACGTGCTTCGCCCCGCATTTTCCTGCAAGAACATTTCTGACGTCACACGTGTGGATTCTTCGTGACATCAGCCGGTCCCTCCGACAGCGGCTGTGACGTGTCCTGGGGCCGCCGCAGGCCCCGCGGGTCAGCCTCGGCCCACAGACACCCGACCCCAGATGCGCCGCGCCCATGTCCATGGGCGCCCTCCGTGGGCTCGGTCGGTCACTTGCTGGGACGGTTCGAAGGGTGCGGGATGGTCGCCGTGGCCAGGCCTTCTGTGCGGCCACCCCTGGGCCGCTGAACCCCATCCTTCGCCACCCACGGCTCCGCTCACCCCAAGGCTCCCCGAGCGCTGCTGGCCACATGGTTGGCGGCGGGGTGACGTCCTTCATGCCCAGTGCTTCCTGCGGGAGGCCGCGTCCTGGGGCCTCCTCGCCCTCTCCCGGGGCCCCATGGCTCCGCCCCGAGCTGCACCCCAGCCCTGCACTGCCCGTCCCGGTGTCACGCGGCTGCAGGTGGAACAGGCCACCGCACTGTCGGTAGGTGCAGAATTGGTGGCCGGGGGGCGACAGGGGCTCCGGCGTCTGGTCCACGGCCCCTCTAGACGCACAGGTGCGTGGATGGGGCGTGGAGGGGCGCGGGCCTGGGGCACCGCACAGGTGCACGGAGCGCCCCGCCACCCCGCCCGCATGGGTCCTGGGCTGAGCCCCGTGGAGGGAAGGCCACGGGCGGGACATTGTT from Canis aureus isolate CA01 chromosome 30, VMU_Caureus_v.1.0, whole genome shotgun sequence includes the following:
- the S100B gene encoding protein S100-B, which produces MDAGTTAAVEPLTMSQLEKAALALLDVFQQYSARAGGGRRLRKADVKELIGSELAHFLEEIKEQEVVDKVMETLDSDGDGECDFQEFVAFVAMVTTACHEFFEHE